Proteins encoded together in one Kutzneria kofuensis window:
- a CDS encoding glycosyltransferase, whose translation MRILITTSPGLGHILPTISFAHAARAAGHDVLYATGGYVGAVSDAGLQVVDASPGTNYMEIFSAAGATMGQQMQAARGDLRRTVEIALEMFAKVSEPTLETVARVADKWQPDVVLHTPLQAAGQLAAGKLGVPLVMLELAMGRSRGFDDMGDITYRELREYFERHGVAEAPRPAVKLSVTPPSVRGPERSDSEWLMRYVPYNGGAVMPEWLLDKPDRRRVLITLGTVVPHAGLGGIEPIVAAASKVDAEFVLALGDVDLTSLGELPGNVRAVDYLPLGALLSSCDAAIHHGGAGTTMTTVDAGIPQIVVPHGADQFVNADTVQASGIGQRAEVGDVDVEMIERLLDDEDWRTNALRMRDEVRAMPSPVDVVARLAGYIG comes from the coding sequence ATGCGCATTCTGATCACCACGTCCCCGGGTCTGGGGCACATCCTGCCGACCATCTCGTTCGCGCACGCGGCCCGGGCCGCCGGCCACGACGTGCTCTACGCGACCGGCGGCTACGTGGGCGCGGTGTCCGACGCGGGCCTGCAGGTGGTGGACGCGTCGCCGGGGACGAACTACATGGAGATCTTCTCCGCCGCCGGGGCGACGATGGGCCAGCAGATGCAGGCCGCGCGGGGCGACCTGCGCAGGACCGTCGAGATCGCGCTGGAGATGTTCGCCAAGGTGTCCGAGCCGACGCTGGAGACCGTAGCCCGGGTCGCCGACAAGTGGCAGCCGGACGTCGTGCTGCACACGCCGCTGCAGGCCGCGGGGCAGTTGGCGGCCGGCAAGCTCGGCGTGCCGCTGGTGATGCTGGAACTCGCCATGGGTCGCAGCCGCGGCTTCGACGACATGGGCGACATCACCTACCGCGAGCTGCGCGAGTACTTCGAGCGGCACGGCGTGGCCGAGGCGCCGCGGCCGGCCGTCAAGCTCAGCGTCACGCCGCCGAGCGTGCGGGGGCCGGAGCGGTCCGACAGCGAGTGGCTGATGCGGTACGTGCCGTACAACGGCGGCGCCGTGATGCCGGAGTGGCTGCTGGACAAGCCGGACCGCCGCCGCGTGCTGATCACGCTCGGCACCGTCGTGCCGCACGCCGGGCTCGGCGGGATCGAGCCGATCGTCGCGGCCGCGAGCAAGGTCGACGCGGAGTTCGTGCTCGCGCTCGGGGACGTGGATCTCACGTCGCTGGGCGAGTTGCCGGGCAACGTCCGGGCGGTCGACTACCTGCCGCTCGGCGCGCTGCTGTCCTCCTGCGACGCGGCGATCCACCACGGCGGCGCCGGCACCACGATGACCACAGTGGACGCCGGCATCCCGCAGATCGTCGTGCCGCACGGCGCGGACCAGTTCGTCAACGCCGACACTGTGCAGGCCAGCGGCATCGGGCAGCGCGCGGAGGTCGGCGACGTCGACGTGGAGATGATCGAGCGGCTGCTCGACGACGAGGACTGGCGGACCAACGCGCTGCGGATGCGGGACGAGGTCCGCGCGATGCCGTCCCCGGTCGACGTCGTGGCCCGGCTGGCCGGATACATCGGCTGA